The Rhodoferax sediminis genome has a segment encoding these proteins:
- a CDS encoding PQQ-dependent sugar dehydrogenase has protein sequence MPPALVKQALVAIVLIVSGWSAQAQTVRPEVVATHLEHPWAVAFLPEGRFLVTERPGRLRVVEADGHLGAPVAGVPAVAAGGQGGLLDLVLDSGFARNRTLYFCYSEPAATGNTNGTALARAELSPDRTRLENVRVIFRQQPKVAGSLQFGCRIVERLEDGKPDGTLFLTLGERYTHMQDAQTLDNDLGKIVRIAKDGTVPQDNPFVGRPGALPEIWSYGHRNPEGATLAPDGTLWEHEHGPQGGDEINLPLPGRNYGWPVITYGENYGGGKIGAGLTAKGGMEQPLHYWTPSIAPSGMTFLSSERYGRAWRGNLFVGSLKFHYLDRIELSEPFKGRVVHEEKLLTELDERIRDVRQGPDGLLYVLTDNPAGRLIRLLPQ, from the coding sequence ATGCCTCCAGCCCTTGTCAAACAAGCGCTTGTAGCTATTGTTTTGATAGTTTCCGGCTGGAGTGCCCAAGCCCAGACCGTGCGCCCCGAGGTGGTGGCGACCCACCTCGAACATCCCTGGGCCGTGGCGTTTTTGCCGGAAGGGCGCTTCCTGGTGACCGAACGCCCGGGGCGCCTGCGCGTGGTCGAGGCCGACGGGCATCTGGGCGCGCCCGTGGCGGGCGTGCCGGCGGTGGCTGCGGGCGGGCAGGGCGGCCTGCTCGACCTGGTGCTGGACTCGGGCTTCGCGCGCAACCGCACGCTGTACTTCTGTTATTCGGAGCCCGCCGCCACCGGCAACACCAACGGCACGGCCCTGGCACGCGCCGAACTCTCGCCGGACCGCACGCGGCTCGAGAACGTCCGGGTGATTTTTCGCCAGCAGCCCAAGGTCGCCGGCAGCCTGCAGTTCGGCTGCCGGATTGTCGAGCGGCTAGAGGATGGCAAGCCCGATGGCACGCTGTTCCTGACGCTGGGCGAGCGCTACACGCACATGCAGGATGCACAGACGCTGGACAACGACCTCGGCAAGATCGTGCGCATCGCCAAGGACGGCACGGTGCCTCAGGACAATCCGTTCGTGGGACGGCCCGGGGCCCTGCCCGAGATCTGGAGCTATGGGCATCGCAATCCGGAGGGCGCCACGCTCGCGCCCGATGGCACGCTGTGGGAGCACGAACACGGCCCGCAGGGCGGCGACGAGATCAACCTGCCGCTGCCCGGGCGCAACTACGGCTGGCCCGTCATCACCTATGGCGAAAACTACGGCGGCGGCAAGATCGGCGCGGGGCTGACCGCCAAAGGGGGCATGGAGCAGCCGCTGCATTACTGGACGCCGTCGATCGCGCCGTCCGGCATGACCTTCCTGAGCAGCGAGCGCTATGGCCGCGCCTGGCGGGGCAACCTGTTCGTCGGCTCGCTCAAGTTTCATTACCTTGACCGGATCGAGCTGAGCGAGCCGTTCAAGGGCCGGGTGGTGCATGAGGAGAAGCTGCTGACCGAACTCGATGAGCGCATCCGCGA
- a CDS encoding MDR family oxidoreductase has translation MFKALLLEKNETFSATVKEVDDAALPAGDVTVKVDYSTLNYKDGLAITNKGPVVRHWPMVAGIDGAGTVLESSHPAWRAGDAFIHNGWGVGETQWGCLAEKARLKGDWLVKLPSAFTARQAMAIGTAGYTAMLCVLALEDHGVKPEAGEVLVTGATGGVGSVAIALLGKLGYTVVAATGKASEEAYLKSLGAASIIDRAGLSAAGKPFQKERWAAVVDPVGSHTLANALAQTRYGGVVAACGLAQGADLPTTVMPFILRGVTLAGVDSVMAPLPKRQRAWDRLARDLNPQLLESITTEVTLDAAIAKAHELMSGQLRGRVVVKIG, from the coding sequence ATGTTCAAAGCCCTGCTGCTGGAAAAAAACGAGACATTCTCGGCCACCGTCAAAGAGGTGGATGATGCAGCGCTGCCGGCCGGCGATGTGACTGTCAAGGTGGATTACTCCACGCTTAACTACAAGGACGGACTGGCCATCACCAACAAGGGCCCGGTGGTGCGCCACTGGCCCATGGTGGCGGGCATCGACGGCGCGGGCACCGTGCTCGAATCCAGCCACCCGGCCTGGCGCGCGGGCGACGCGTTCATTCACAACGGCTGGGGCGTTGGCGAGACGCAGTGGGGCTGCCTGGCCGAAAAGGCGCGGCTCAAGGGCGACTGGCTGGTCAAGCTGCCGTCCGCCTTCACCGCGCGCCAGGCCATGGCCATCGGCACGGCGGGCTACACCGCCATGCTGTGTGTGCTGGCGCTGGAAGATCACGGCGTCAAACCCGAGGCTGGCGAGGTGCTGGTCACCGGTGCCACCGGCGGCGTCGGCAGCGTGGCGATCGCGCTGCTGGGCAAGCTGGGCTATACCGTGGTGGCGGCCACGGGCAAGGCGAGCGAGGAGGCCTACCTCAAGTCTCTGGGTGCCGCGTCGATCATCGACCGCGCCGGGTTGTCCGCCGCGGGCAAGCCGTTCCAGAAGGAGCGCTGGGCCGCGGTGGTGGACCCGGTCGGCTCGCACACGCTGGCCAATGCGCTGGCGCAGACGCGCTACGGCGGTGTGGTGGCGGCCTGCGGGCTGGCACAGGGCGCGGATCTGCCGACCACGGTGATGCCCTTCATCCTGCGCGGCGTCACACTGGCCGGTGTGGACTCAGTCATGGCGCCTTTGCCGAAGCGCCAGCGCGCCTGGGACCGGCTGGCGCGCGACCTGAACCCCCAGTTGCTGGAATCGATCACCACGGAAGTAACGCTGGACGCCGCGATTGCCAAGGCCCATGAATTGATGTCGGGCCAGTTGCGCGGGCGCGTCGTCGTGAAGATCGGCTGA
- a CDS encoding C40 family peptidase, whose amino-acid sequence MSKWLLLFLFLCASARAAPSSSPGTDDMDKLLSDRGLITQIGGQLEQVRQSVSSKASDLVVNAMGFLGVPYKYGGNSVDTGGFDCSGFVRAIYEQTLGLVLPRRSDQQAAATQAIDRKDLQPGDLVFFNTMRRAFSHVGIYVGNGKFIHAPRTGAEIRVEDMGGSYWRSRFNGARRVETANADRAVTSAAPVSTPVSASAAAALLR is encoded by the coding sequence ATGTCCAAATGGCTCCTGCTTTTCCTGTTCCTCTGCGCAAGTGCCCGAGCCGCTCCTTCCTCCAGTCCAGGTACGGACGACATGGACAAACTTCTCAGCGACAGGGGCCTGATCACCCAGATCGGCGGCCAGCTCGAGCAGGTTCGCCAGTCGGTCAGCAGCAAGGCTTCCGACCTGGTGGTCAACGCCATGGGGTTCCTTGGCGTACCGTACAAATATGGTGGCAATTCGGTCGATACCGGCGGCTTTGACTGCAGCGGCTTCGTGCGCGCCATCTATGAGCAAACGCTGGGTCTGGTGCTGCCGCGCCGCTCGGACCAGCAAGCCGCCGCCACGCAGGCCATCGACCGCAAGGACCTGCAACCCGGTGACCTGGTGTTTTTCAATACCATGCGGCGCGCCTTCAGCCACGTCGGCATCTACGTGGGCAACGGCAAATTCATCCATGCTCCCCGTACCGGCGCCGAAATTCGGGTCGAGGACATGGGCGGGAGCTACTGGCGTTCGCGCTTCAACGGCGCCCGCCGCGTCGAGACGGCCAACGCCGACAGGGCGGTGACTTCTGCCGCGCCCGTTTCAACGCCGGTTTCTGCTTCTGCCGCGGCTGCCCTGCTGCGCTGA
- a CDS encoding VOC family protein: MTIPRMSLITLGVNDLARARAFYTRVFGTAPTGDNEGVAFFTLPGVWIALYPRADLARDISPALDPALEPTARSFSGITLGHNVGSREDVLAAFEAAQAAGATIVTPPHNTFWGGFSGYFTDLDGHYWEVAWAPMCEFSEMGDLRFKT; the protein is encoded by the coding sequence ATGACCATCCCCCGCATGAGCCTGATTACCCTGGGCGTGAACGATCTCGCACGCGCCAGGGCGTTCTACACCCGCGTCTTCGGCACCGCGCCCACCGGCGACAACGAGGGCGTGGCCTTCTTCACCCTGCCCGGCGTCTGGATCGCGCTGTACCCGCGCGCGGACCTGGCGCGCGACATCTCACCGGCACTGGACCCCGCACTGGAGCCCACCGCGCGCAGCTTCAGCGGTATCACCCTGGGTCACAACGTCGGGAGCCGCGAAGACGTGCTCGCCGCGTTTGAGGCCGCCCAAGCCGCCGGCGCCACCATCGTCACTCCGCCGCACAACACCTTCTGGGGCGGTTTCAGCGGCTACTTTACCGACCTGGACGGCCATTACTGGGAAGTGGCCTGGGCGCCGATGTGCGAGTTTTCGGAAATGGGCGATTTGCGGTTCAAGACATAG
- a CDS encoding panthothenate synthetase, whose amino-acid sequence MKMLLTVEIPHEPFNSLVRSGKAGEIIGRILETIKPETAYFTEQDGTRGAIFVIDVKTPSDVPSFSEPFFLNFQADCKFRILMSPEDLQKAGLEALGKKWA is encoded by the coding sequence ATGAAAATGCTACTGACGGTCGAGATTCCCCATGAGCCTTTCAACTCCCTTGTCCGAAGTGGCAAGGCGGGCGAGATCATTGGCCGCATCCTCGAAACCATCAAGCCAGAGACCGCCTACTTCACGGAGCAAGACGGAACACGCGGCGCAATCTTCGTGATTGACGTAAAAACCCCCTCGGATGTGCCCAGCTTTTCAGAGCCCTTCTTTCTCAACTTCCAGGCCGATTGCAAATTTCGTATTCTGATGAGCCCGGAGGATTTGCAAAAGGCGGGACTGGAGGCGCTCGGCAAGAAGTGGGCGTGA
- a CDS encoding GYD domain-containing protein, with amino-acid sequence MVTYIALSNFTDQGIRTIKDSTKRADAVKEAAKKFGATMTHIYWTLGKYDLVAIIEAPDDASATAFALAIGTAGNVRMQSLRAFSRDEMNGILAKMA; translated from the coding sequence ATGGTTACGTACATTGCACTTTCCAACTTTACCGATCAGGGGATTCGCACCATCAAGGACAGCACCAAACGAGCCGATGCCGTCAAGGAGGCCGCGAAAAAATTTGGTGCCACCATGACGCATATCTACTGGACGCTGGGGAAATATGATTTGGTGGCGATCATCGAAGCACCAGATGACGCGTCGGCCACCGCATTCGCGCTGGCCATTGGAACGGCGGGCAATGTGCGCATGCAAAGCCTGCGCGCTTTCTCCAGGGATGAGATGAACGGGATTCTGGCCAAGATGGCCTAG
- the ald gene encoding alanine dehydrogenase, which produces MLVGIPREIKSHEYRVGATPDGVRELVAHGHQVLLEKGAGAAIGLTDAQYLAAGAELADTPQEVFALAALILKVKEPQPHECRLLRPDQVLFTYLHLAPNPDLTRLLLASGVTAIGYETVTSPNGGLPLLAPMSEVAGRMAIQAGAACLEKPHGGAGVLLGGVPGVAPGRVVILGAGVVGGNAAMMAVGLGAQVTVLNRTAQRLRRLDEVFGNRIQTRYATTTAIETLVLGADLVIGAALVAGAAAPRLVQREWLARMRPGSVLVDVSIDQGGCFETSHPTTHADPTFVVDGIVHYCVANMPGAVARTSTFALTQATLPFALALADKGWRQALADDAHLAMGLNVQNGRVTHPAVAHALGYA; this is translated from the coding sequence ATGCTCGTCGGCATACCCAGGGAAATCAAGAGCCACGAATACCGGGTAGGCGCCACGCCTGACGGCGTTCGGGAACTGGTCGCGCATGGGCACCAGGTGCTGCTGGAAAAAGGCGCCGGCGCTGCCATAGGCCTGACTGACGCCCAGTACCTGGCCGCCGGTGCCGAACTGGCCGACACACCGCAGGAGGTCTTTGCCCTGGCCGCCCTGATCCTGAAAGTCAAGGAGCCCCAGCCGCATGAATGCCGGCTGCTGCGCCCTGACCAGGTGCTGTTCACCTACCTGCACCTGGCCCCCAATCCGGACCTGACCCGGCTGCTGCTGGCGTCGGGCGTCACCGCCATCGGCTACGAAACCGTGACCAGCCCGAACGGCGGCCTGCCGCTGCTGGCGCCCATGAGCGAGGTGGCGGGCCGCATGGCCATCCAGGCAGGCGCGGCCTGCCTGGAAAAGCCCCATGGCGGCGCTGGCGTGCTGCTGGGCGGGGTGCCCGGCGTTGCACCGGGCAGGGTGGTGATCCTGGGGGCCGGCGTGGTGGGCGGTAACGCCGCCATGATGGCCGTGGGACTCGGAGCCCAGGTCACAGTCCTGAACCGCACGGCGCAGCGCCTGCGCCGTCTTGACGAGGTGTTCGGCAACCGCATCCAGACCCGATACGCCACCACGACCGCCATTGAAACGCTGGTGCTGGGCGCTGACCTGGTCATAGGCGCGGCGCTGGTGGCGGGAGCCGCGGCTCCCAGGCTGGTGCAACGCGAGTGGCTGGCGCGCATGCGGCCGGGTTCGGTGCTGGTGGACGTGTCCATCGACCAGGGCGGCTGTTTTGAGACCAGCCACCCGACCACCCATGCCGACCCGACCTTCGTCGTCGATGGCATCGTGCATTACTGCGTGGCCAATATGCCGGGCGCGGTGGCGCGCACCTCGACGTTCGCGCTCACCCAGGCCACGCTGCCATTTGCGCTCGCGCTGGCCGACAAGGGCTGGCGCCAGGCGCTGGCAGACGATGCGCACCTGGCCATGGGGCTCAACGTGCAGAACGGCCGCGTCACGCACCCCGCCGTAGCGCACGCGCTGGGCTACGCCTGA